The window GGGCCTCTGTCATTGAGATGCCTGCTTCAGTCTTACTTTGCTCCTGGTACACTTCACCCCGTGTTACCCCTAAACCAGGTTTTACACTGCCCACTTGTAtaatacaaaacaaacagcagtatAAGTACAAAACTAGTTGGCAGATGAGTGTAAAGCTATTTCAGTATAACCTTGTAGATACTCCTGCCATACAGCAATCCACAGAAAGCACCTTCTGCTCTCAGTTTAAACAAAAGTACTGATCGCATCCCAGTATCCTGCTGGAAGGAAAGCCAAAGACAAGTGGTAACTCAAAAAGAAATGGACTTTGCTTTGAGCAAGGATCAAGTCTGTTACAGTGATGGTAAGACATTCTTCCATCACTGTGTTGCTTTACTCTtcttgtttttgcttttcttgtcttttttcttcaagCCATCCATGTTAGCTCTCAGCAAATTTGAATATGCCTGAAATAAGAGGTGGAACTATTAAAAGAACAAGTAAATGACAATAAactagaaataacattttacatGTTGCTAATGGGGACAGGTATCTGCACTGTCTGACAGAAACCTTGCTTTTACACCCCACACTGGGAAAACTGTTTCTAAACCAATGCAGAAAGATGAAATACAatgggatttttaatttttgtaacaAATGCAGCTAGATGGGTAGTCTGAGGTTAATCAGCATGGCAGCTCTGCACACAGCCAACCCCTACACAGCTGGCCAGTGCTTCCTACTGACCACTCCCCAGTAcctacagaaaaggaagatacAAGGCATACAAAACTTACCATCTGGAATTTATTTACTTCTTTGGAGCTCACCTACAAAATAATGATGGAAGTTAGCCACAAAAACACTGACTTCTATTACAAACCAAGTATCAGTACATGTTCACTCACCAAGTGACTAGCCTAGCAGCAGTTAGGTCAACTCACTGCATTCAGTGGTAAGCACGCTATACTAAAATGCGCTAGGACTTCACCaatttagaaaactgaaaacacctCTTACTCCATTAATAAAATTCCTCTGGAGGCCATTCATCCCAAATCCATGtgttttcaaatggaaagaACGTGAAGAAATAGTATTCTAAGGAAGGATTTATTTACTCATAGGGCCATAAAGATATGTTACTGCCGAGATCCTCTCAAGATTTCTCAAAGTAACATTTTTCCTGAGTTACATCACAGAGGAGAGCTAAAGTCCGCTAAAGTTAAATACAAACAGctctgtgaaaaaataaaatgtatggtAAGCAAGATTAAGGCTTAAAAGAGTCTACCCATGCCCATGTGGTCTTGCCAGGAAACAAGGATCCTTTTCCTACTGATTCAGAGTCTGGGAAGATTCAGTTCTTTCATGGATTGTAAGATGCTTCAGTAATTTCACTGAGGTCTACAGTAAACTACCTCTTTGTCACGCGAGACTTGAGTGCAGGTGTGTAGgacttttcttctccttggagCCATGCATCTGTCTACATACTGCAGGCTCCATACCTGCCCTGCATCCTTCTGCCCATGTCTCTAGAAGCAGTTTTCCCGTTCCCTCCAAACGGATTCACCAACTCAAAACACAACAGCCAAGGTTGCTGAAAACAAGAGTCCCACTGTCCTGCAGTACCATTATGAAGCAAAGTTCCACATATAGAAAAAACATATGAACTACCATCCCATCCATTATGCTGAGCGTAAGCACTAGGACTTCAGCTAAGTCTAACACTTCAGAATCCCAACATCAGCAATGTGTTTAGCTACCATATGGTTTCTCTGGAATTAAGAGGGTAGTTCTCATGAAATTCATATAAAGACAAATTTCACTTACACAGGGCATTACATAAAGGACAAGTAGGGCTACTGATCTTTCTAACCCAAAACTGTCACTTACCACTGtgctaattttcttctttccatcagTTGCTCTTAGAAGACATTTATTGTCTGCTGGTTCAAAACTTTCTACATGGCCTTTGCGTGGTACTGGTTTTGTTCGGCCATCATCTGTATTGAAAGGCAGagaatatttatttgtatttcactAAAATCACTAGATGCCTCCTGATGCAAGATGTTAAAAACTGCTGATGAGATCTGTAAAACACTTTAGAATCTAAGGCCATCTGAACTGACATAATCACAAACTTAGTCACAGAACCCTTCCTCTGTAACCCCAGAAGGATCTGTTCAATTAACTACATCtgccagaagaaaaatgcaaatcatTCACAGAATGAATCACcgaacagtttgggttggaagggaccttctaAAGCTTacccagttccaagcccccagCCATGTGCTGGCACACTTTCCattagaccaggctgctcaaagcctcTTCTTCAGCAGCAGTATGTTTTAAATGCATGTCAAACCACAACCTAAACACTCGATTTCTCAAGCAGTGTGAGCCAGCCAGAAACCAGagaaacatgcacacacaaacgCAACACTGTATTCTCCTTCCATAGAAGTCTGAGGTTAATTTCCAATTATTACTAATAATTAGAAAGCCCCAATATTTCCTGCATTTTGAAACACAGTATAACTTCAAGGTTATCAGTACTGCAGCTAGGATGATTGATTTGCCCGTTGGACTCCTCTTGTTTTGAGATACTCTGAATTACAGCTGTACCTTTTAAAACACATGGTAACCCCACCAGGTTTGATTTAGAGACACACCTCTTCAACACAGTAACGGACCCGGAACTTACATTTCTTCAGCGTTATGAAAACACTCCCCGATGTCCTGCACTTCTGGAACAGCCTGGTCAGCTCCGTCAAGAACTGCAAGAGACAGACCCCATCCTTGGCGGGAGGCCACCACATGGGCCTTCACTCCTGCTCCCTCACCCCCGTGGAGCAGCCGCTGCCCTTCTCTGCCGGCGCCGTTGGCACAGGCCAGGCCTTTCCACGCCCGCAGAAACAAGCACCGAGGGAGGGAGAACTCCCGCTGCTCCTTCCCCACGACTCCAGCCAGGAACAGCCCAGTCCTAGGGTCTCACCCCGGAAAGCAAGCACTAACCCTCACCACCTACGGCGGGCTCAAGGCCCCCTCCCTAGGTACCAGGTACAAGGACGCCCACACCCCACCCCCGCCGGTTCCATGCCGCCGGGTAAAGCGAGAGCGGGCGCTGCGCTGGCCCGGCACACCCTGGGGCTCTGAGGAGCCTCTCTACCGAagtcctctccctccctccctctctctccctcccgcACCGGGTGCGAGGCCGAGCCCGGGGCGGCCGCACCTGCTCgctctccagcagcaccatCCTCAGCCGACACCGCCCGGAAGCACCCCGCACCCGCGGGCGCATGCGCAGCCgcggcagggggcggggccgcgCACGCGGAGAGGAGCGCCACGTCAGCCTCGCGCGCTGACACCGCCCGCGCCCCGCCTCTCCGTGCGCCCCCGGAGGAGGAGCCGGGTGGGTGGCGGCGGGCAGTGACCGCCGGTAGCATACAtgcatgtatacatacatacgtacgtacatacatacatacaccGGTCTCCCGTTACATGCCATGCACAGTGAGGTGTGTTCTGCCGGCAAACGGCTCCTGCGCTCGCAGCCGTGGGGAGCGGCACCAAGCGCTtagctcccccccccctcaggtGCTGCGCTCCCCGGCAGGCCTCTCGCTGCCTCCCCCGCCGGCCTGAGCTCGGGACTTGTGGAGCCTGCCGAGAGGCGGGGCGCTGGGCCGGGCCTGCGGCTGGGCTACGGGAGTGGAGGGAAGTGGTaaggcagctgtggctgccgGCACAGGGCTGAGGTGGCTGGTGTGAAGGGTCCTGGCCGGGTGACCGGCTGAGGGCTCGGGGGTGATGGGTGATGGACACCTCTGGATTTGTACAAGGAACCACTAAGAGCAAACCGGCACCTGGGTGCAAGGAAAGAGACATTTCACACCTGTAATATTCGCAGCTCCCGAGGGGCAGGTTGTGGAAAGGGGGAGGTTTTCTGTCAGGCCCAGTTTAGTTGTcctgggagcacagggaagcaGCATTTGAGCTAGGAAAACTAGTTTCTCAGTAGGAACACTCATTTATTTTATCTCCGTGAAGCCAACAGAAGTGGAACTTACATACagataaaaggagaaaactgctCACAGGCTGATCGATGCTTGAGTCTCTGAGGAATTAACTCATGCTGCTCATTCAGGAGCTCCAGACTGCATTCTAGACAGAACTGAAATACCTTCCTGCGTTACCTTTCTCATGGTGGGGTGTTGTTTCACGTATAAAACAATCCTTCGTAATCAGTCTGGCCACTCCAAAAGTCCAGTTTACAATCATTCGCTGCCCTTCTGCAAGCTAAACAAGAGGCAGTAGAGGGTGCTGTGATTGCACACACAGAAATGACACTGCCTaaagaacaaggaaacaaaTACCCACGGAGCAGGTCATCACAACACGGCCGCGGTTTAACAAAATGTATCAGTTTATTAAATTAACTCCGTTATGTTGGAGTCCTCGGAAGTGTAGAGAACCAGTACTGCTTTTCCCTCAATGTGGATGGTATTCTCCTCCTGATGTTTTTGCACTTGAATTACTTGCAGTTGAGGAGGGAAAACTTTAGCATAAAATTCATTGTTTCTTGTAGCAttaaaaatcccataaaaacTGAAGCAAGGAATATGTGTTATTTCAGTCTTCTGAAAATAGGCTTTCTAGGTGCTCATTAGTGCTGCGGTCCCAAGCACTGACAGGGCAAAAGCTTTGTGAAGTTGAAAGTGGCGGTCCCTGCTCTGGACAGCTTACAGTGGGTATCCACAAGTGAGATGCAAAGAGTCACTGCTGATATGTGCTTCCTCCAACGCTGCCCGTTTGCAGAAGCACTCATAATAAACTCCTAGAGAGTTGTTTTGTCAGAAatcagagcagggctgtgtcTTCAAGAGAGCTCTGAATGAGTTCGATGCAATAGCATTGCAGATCTTTATAGGCAACCTGTGAAAGAAGAGCAGAACTAGAAAAACAATTGCAACATACTCCCCCTTGGAAACTGTGATGGTCACAGATACTAGAAGGCAGGGAAGATAGGTGGTCTTGTAGCTGAAATACAGGGACTGCAGCTCTCATCTGAATTCTGACTCTTGAATTCACGCAGAGTCTTGTGTTGCCTTGAACCTATCTCATAACTTCCCTGTACAACAGCTCTTCTTTCTTGAAGGTGGAGAAAGACGTGTAGTTATTCTCTGTACCTTGTacacaacaaaaagcatcaGTGCCTGTGGGATGGAGTTTCACCTTTTGCACAAAAATCTCAACCCACTATTAGGAGGTATTTCTGTTGCTGAGGCATGCCCTTGGTACACTGTGAACATAGTTGTGCCCACCTTAACCTAGCTGAGGtatcagcagcagtgcagcaatGCCATCAGAGACTGTACAAAGATAGTGGGCATCTACCTACATGAGTGGGTGGATCTCTTGCAGGAACCTGTGACACCAAAATTTCTGGATCTGCTGCATGCTGGAAGAagagataaaaggaaaactactgTGAAGAGCTCCAGAGAGTTGTATGAAGTTTACGTTTTCCAAATCTGTTGTTTTATCAGcaatttttctgaaaatatatgtGTCTCACTGCGAATAAAAGAAGTGGCTCCACTGAATTCCTGAATTTCTCTCCACAAGGAAGAaggaggatttcttttttttaacgTGTGTGTTAGTTTATCTTCCTGATCTTTAAGTTGTTTTTCAAGCCAGAATGTCACAATTTAACTGAGGGAGAAGCCTTCGTCACAACTTGCAAACAAGGtgaaaatggaatatttttaacaattaattttcaaaaaaatAGATGGAACTGGGGAATGCTGACATTGCTTTACTTTTGCCAAAGGCTGCCAACACTCAGAAGGAATAAGCTATTCAGCTGGTGAAAAAGTGCTGAACTAACACTGAAGGAGCTAAGGGGATACTCCCAATCATGATATACTTGCTTGTCACTCTATCTCCTGCCCCAGTCTAATGCCTTCCCCCTCACCTCCTGCCctctagggagaaaaaaaaataaaataaaaaaggagaaaaaaagaaaaaatagagaaaagaaaagacaggTTGGATTAAAACAGTAGCAAGAGGAATTGGTGGATCCTGAGATTTGGCAGGGGTATTAGTATTTTGTAACCCGATCTGTCATGTGACTAGAGCCAGGCAATAAAAGTAAGTCTCCTACCAGCCCTCCTGTTTGCTCAACTTTATTATATGGTGTCAGTAGagaactacttttttttttggcaaaaatTTAGCAAATGAAGCCACCTGAATCATTAAATCCTGAAGGAAATCTGGCAGAGAACTGGAGGAGGCTGTTGCTGTGCTTCCAAGTTTTCCTGGAAGCAAGTATGtactgaagagaaacagagaaggtGAAACCTTCTCCTCTCCTAAACGTGGTGGGAggggcaggaaggagaaaaacagaattattaGAAGTAAATTAAATTCTTAATCAACCTTAGTAGAGGTTGGCAAACATCTATTCGAATTAGCTAAAAAAGATTACTTCTCATTATGGACTACCACAGGCACACACATTCAGCTGCTGCACACCACAGTGAGCAGAAATGTAATAACATACTGCAAATTACAGATTGCTCACCACAGTGCTCAAGATGAGTTAATAACAGATAATGGCCAACAATTCACAAGTGGATCATTCTGGTAAGTCTCTTTGATCTGTAAGTTCAAGCATACCACGTCAAAGTATAGCTATGCACAGGAAAAAGAGTCAGTGTTAGGGCAAAACCCCAGTAACAGCCCTTCTaccctctcttcccccctcaGACTACCCTTTACAAGTCTATCATTAGCACTGTAAAAACAGAGATGCACACCTCACTGCCTCACTGGCCTCACCAGATCTGAGATTAATGGGCAAAAGAAAAGCCTTCAGGAGCCAACACTTAACAGCATCTGCTTGGGCAGAAAAACTATTAACCCTAGAATAGCTACCAAATCCTCCCCAGTCTCTGTGCCAGCAAAGTAAAGAAGGAAAGCTTTAACAACAGCAATGAACATTTGTTACTATTCTCTTTTACAGTGTTAGGTGGATTTCCAGCAAAGCAATTAGCAGGTTACATGGGTACAGGTGAATGTCAGTCCCAAGATCAGGTCTTAACCTTCTTTGTAAGTGGCACTTGTGACAAGAAATAAAGGATGTGCAAGGGGATGGTGATCAGAGAGCTGTTGAACAAGACAGATACAGAGGTACAAAGCAGTGTTACATACCTGATCAGCCAGTAACCATGAAAAAGAGGGAGGTTCTGAATATCTTATTGATTCAGACAGAGAACTAAACAAGGCATTTGAGAAAGATCTTTCTGAGACCAGGAAGTGTCACCAGAAAGCTGCTCAGCCCCTGGTGAGAATGCCAATTTCCAAAGAGAAGCTCTTCACAAGAAATCATAGGTGTTCTTTCATGTCTTAGGAACCAGTTTGTGTACCCTTAGTTCATTCCTAAAAATTTCTGTTCACCTTACTGCATTCTTCCTATTTTATTCAATATTAAGTTTTATTTACACAAAATGAGTCTCAAAGATAGGTTAAGTGTAACCTTGAGTTCAACAGGCACTTTTGTTGTGTAATAGCAATGTTAATGGTTATTCATATTTTGTGAGGGATAGACCAGGAAATAGATATAGATACGTTTCTTCAACTCTAATGCACCACATTACTATCGTAGTGCAAACCCAAGCCTATCTGGAGCGAGTCACAAAAAGATTGTTTGTTGGAAAAGAGCTTCATGGTTTTGAAGTACCATCCAGATTTTATAAAGCTTCTCTGTCAAGGAAGATAAGGGACATATATTTACCATACTGTTAAGTGTCTCACACATGCTCAAATGGTTTTGTGACAAGTCCCCTTctcataacaaaaaaaaaagtgggaaaaaaaaaaaggccagaagaaagaagaaagcagagatgcAGAACTGGTCATCTGTACAAGTGATGGTGCCGTCTGTGCTCTCTAGGGAAACCCTGTGGCACAGCTCACCCTGAGGAGCAGACAcactgcatccctgcagtgACATGCATGTAATGAATCCATGAATGATGCTGTAGTGTGTGATACACTTCTGGGACAGTGAATTAAAGAGGCAATTCAGCTGACTCCCAGAGTATGAGGAAGGGCCCAGGGAGAAGAAGCAACACCTCACCATATGTGTTTACTTTTGACGGATAGGGCAAACAAACCACAGTCTCACAAACCTCCAAAGCCAAtgcaaaacactgcagtaaAACAGATAGGAAAAGAGATATGCAGTATGGGCATTCACACTGTGTTTTGAAGGTACACTTGCCGCATAACTTTCAGCTGCACgcagagcagagggaagtgTAAGAACAGCCTGTTCTGAAGGAGTGCACCTGCGAGGTGACACAGCTGagctgtcctgtcctgtcctgtcctcaCCGCCACTCTCCTCCGGCAGCCTCTCCAGTTCTTGGtcagcagcttcctgctgccactgctgggAAAAGACACCGCAGTGTACACACGTACACCAACTAGAGACTGCATGTCTGAGAGCGTGCCAGAATGAGTCCTTACAAGTGACCTAGCAATAGCATTGGGTTTGAGTCCAGACAAATGAGACAttcacacagaaacaaacaaaatgtatcAGAATGTGCTCTATCCTTACAACCCAGAGATGTTTGCTGTGGCCGAACTCCCAATGTGTATCTTCTTCGTGGCCAAAATTGTAGTATCTTGGTACCTCATATTATTTATTACTCTTGAAACTAATTTTGCCTCACATATTGTTTAGGGTTACAGGACTACTCAAATGGCTGACCATTGTCTTTGAACCAGGAGAAAGTTTTGCAAGGCATTCAGGCGTTTTCCCTCTACTTTGGGGTATGAACTCCCACATGAGGATCTCAAAGACTGTCTGAAAATAAACCACCAAATTCTTCTTCCTTGTGACCCCACTGGCATCAATAC of the Melopsittacus undulatus isolate bMelUnd1 chromosome 4, bMelUnd1.mat.Z, whole genome shotgun sequence genome contains:
- the SRP14 gene encoding signal recognition particle 14 kDa protein — translated: MRPRVRGASGRCRLRMVLLESEQFLTELTRLFQKCRTSGSVFITLKKYDGRTKPVPRKGHVESFEPADNKCLLRATDGKKKISTVVSSKEVNKFQMAYSNLLRANMDGLKKKDKKSKNKKSKATQ